Proteins encoded by one window of uncultured Draconibacterium sp.:
- the fbaA gene encoding class II fructose-bisphosphate aldolase, translated as MGKIAENVKPGVVTGADVQFIFEEAKAKQFAMPAVNVVGSSSVNAIMEVAKEVNAPVMIQFSNGGAAFNAGKGLKLEGQEAAVLGAVAGAKHIHTLAEAYGVRVILHTDHAAKKLLPWIDGLLDASEKHFAETGKPLFSSHMLDLSEEPLEENIEISKTYLARMAKMGMTLEIELGITGGEEDGVDNSDVDASKLYTQPEEVCYAYEELSKVSPNFTIAASFGNVHGVYKPGNVKLTPKILDNSQKYIQEKLGTAEKPVNFVFHGGSGSTHEEIREAISYGVVKMNIDTDTQWAYWDGVRAFDAANHDYLQGQIGNPDGEDKPNKKFYDPRVWLRKAEESMIARLKVAFEDLNAIDVQ; from the coding sequence ATGGGAAAAATAGCCGAAAACGTTAAGCCGGGAGTTGTTACCGGTGCTGACGTACAATTTATTTTCGAAGAAGCTAAAGCCAAACAATTTGCCATGCCGGCAGTAAACGTTGTTGGTTCTTCATCAGTTAATGCCATTATGGAAGTTGCCAAAGAGGTAAACGCTCCAGTTATGATTCAATTTTCGAATGGTGGTGCTGCATTTAACGCTGGTAAAGGTTTAAAACTTGAAGGCCAGGAAGCAGCTGTTTTAGGAGCTGTTGCAGGTGCAAAACACATTCACACTTTAGCTGAAGCTTATGGTGTACGTGTTATCCTTCACACCGACCACGCTGCAAAAAAATTGTTGCCTTGGATTGACGGGTTGTTAGATGCCAGCGAAAAACACTTTGCAGAAACAGGAAAACCACTTTTCAGTTCGCACATGCTTGACCTTAGTGAAGAGCCATTGGAAGAGAACATCGAAATCAGCAAAACATACCTTGCCCGTATGGCTAAAATGGGTATGACCCTTGAAATTGAATTGGGTATTACCGGTGGTGAAGAGGATGGTGTTGACAACAGCGATGTTGATGCATCGAAATTGTACACACAACCGGAAGAAGTTTGCTATGCTTACGAAGAGTTGAGCAAAGTATCGCCAAACTTCACAATTGCTGCATCTTTTGGTAACGTGCACGGTGTTTACAAACCAGGTAATGTAAAACTTACTCCAAAAATTCTTGATAATTCACAAAAATACATTCAGGAAAAATTAGGTACTGCTGAAAAACCAGTAAACTTTGTATTCCACGGTGGATCAGGTTCTACGCACGAAGAAATTCGCGAAGCTATTTCTTACGGTGTTGTTAAAATGAACATCGATACCGATACTCAGTGGGCATACTGGGATGGCGTTCGTGCTTTCGATGCTGCTAACCACGATTACCTGCAAGGACAAATTGGTAACCCTGATGGCGAAGACAAACCAAACAAGAAATTCTACGATCCACGTGTTTGGTTACGTAAAGCAGAAGAATCAATGATTGCACGTTTGAAGGTTGCATTCGAAGATTTAAATGCTATCGACGTTCAGTAA
- a CDS encoding class II fructose-bisphosphate aldolase encodes MAVSYKDLGLSNSKEMFAKAVEGGYAIPAYNFNNLEQMQAILQACVETKSPVILQVSSGARKYANATLLRNMARGAVEYVKELGCEIPIVLHLDHGDTFELCKDCIDNGFSSVMIDGSHHPYEENVALTKKVVEYAHANGVTVEGELGVLAGVEDDVVAEESTYTRPEEVEDFVKRTGVDSLAISIGTSHGAHKFTPEQCTKNEDGVLVPPPLKFDILEEIEKRIPGFPIVLHGSSSVPMDQVEIINANGGDLKAAVGIPEEQLRKAAASAVCKINIDSDGRLAMTAAIRKTMKENPAEFDPRKYLGPARDSLKELYKHKNENVLGSAGKA; translated from the coding sequence ATGGCAGTAAGTTACAAAGACTTAGGCTTGTCGAACAGTAAAGAAATGTTCGCGAAAGCCGTTGAAGGCGGATATGCTATTCCGGCCTACAATTTCAATAACCTTGAACAAATGCAGGCAATTCTTCAGGCTTGTGTTGAAACAAAATCGCCTGTAATTCTTCAGGTATCATCGGGTGCACGTAAATATGCCAACGCTACTTTGTTGCGTAACATGGCGCGTGGTGCTGTTGAGTATGTTAAAGAACTGGGTTGCGAAATTCCTATCGTTCTTCACCTCGATCATGGCGATACTTTCGAATTGTGTAAAGACTGTATCGATAACGGTTTCTCTTCAGTAATGATTGATGGTTCACACCATCCGTACGAAGAAAACGTTGCATTAACTAAAAAAGTTGTTGAATATGCACACGCAAACGGTGTAACTGTTGAAGGTGAGTTGGGCGTTTTAGCAGGTGTTGAAGACGATGTGGTTGCAGAAGAGTCAACTTACACAAGACCAGAAGAGGTTGAGGATTTTGTAAAACGTACCGGTGTTGATTCGCTGGCGATTTCAATTGGTACTTCTCACGGAGCACACAAATTTACTCCTGAGCAGTGTACTAAAAACGAAGATGGCGTTTTGGTTCCTCCTCCATTGAAATTTGATATCCTGGAAGAAATTGAAAAACGTATTCCTGGTTTCCCAATCGTTCTTCACGGTTCTTCTTCTGTTCCAATGGACCAGGTAGAAATTATTAATGCAAACGGTGGTGATTTGAAAGCTGCTGTAGGTATTCCTGAAGAGCAATTGCGTAAAGCTGCTGCGTCGGCAGTATGCAAAATTAACATCGACTCAGACGGTCGTTTGGCAATGACAGCTGCTATTCGCAAAACCATGAAAGAAAATCCAGCTGAATTTGATCCGCGTAAATATTTAGGACCAGCACGCGATTCATTAAAAGAATTGTACAAGCACAAAAACGAAAACGTTTTGGGTTCGGCAGGTAAAGCTTAA
- a CDS encoding 4Fe-4S binding protein gives MIREIIKIDEDLCNGCGNCVPNCHEGALQIIDGKARLISELMCDGLGACIGHCPEGAITIEKREADAYDEIATISQMVKQGKATMFAHLKHLQDHNETGYLQQALGFIKANREAMPFQISEVHELLHGNNQPEQPSGSCSTGGCPGVAPMAFDAGGLKMAAPATETPSELTQWPVQMHLINPAASYFNGVDLLVAADCAGFAYGNFHNDFIKGRKMVIACPKLDQGTDIYIQKLVKLIDESRVNTITVVIMEVPCCGGLSQMVKMATQMASRKVPVKEVVIGIKGDVLSDEWI, from the coding sequence ATGATACGGGAGATAATTAAAATTGACGAAGATTTATGCAACGGATGCGGTAACTGCGTTCCGAACTGCCACGAAGGCGCACTGCAAATCATTGACGGAAAAGCACGACTGATAAGCGAATTAATGTGCGACGGACTGGGTGCTTGCATCGGACATTGCCCCGAAGGAGCAATTACTATTGAAAAGCGCGAAGCCGATGCCTACGACGAAATTGCCACTATTTCGCAAATGGTAAAACAAGGAAAAGCTACCATGTTTGCCCATTTAAAACATTTGCAGGATCACAACGAAACCGGTTACTTACAGCAAGCACTCGGTTTTATTAAAGCAAATCGCGAGGCAATGCCATTCCAAATCAGCGAAGTACACGAGCTGCTTCACGGCAACAACCAGCCTGAACAACCCAGCGGAAGTTGCTCAACAGGAGGCTGTCCGGGTGTAGCACCAATGGCTTTTGATGCAGGTGGCTTAAAAATGGCTGCTCCGGCTACAGAAACTCCGTCGGAACTTACCCAGTGGCCGGTGCAAATGCATTTGATCAATCCGGCGGCCAGCTATTTTAACGGTGTCGATCTTTTGGTGGCTGCCGACTGTGCCGGTTTTGCTTATGGCAACTTCCACAACGATTTTATAAAAGGCCGTAAAATGGTAATTGCCTGCCCAAAACTCGACCAGGGAACGGATATATACATACAGAAACTGGTGAAGCTGATTGATGAATCAAGAGTAAACACAATAACCGTTGTAATTATGGAAGTTCCATGTTGCGGAGGACTGTCGCAAATGGTAAAAATGGCCACACAAATGGCGTCGCGAAAGGTACCCGTTAAAGAAGTTGTGATAGGAATTAAAGGCGATGTATTAAGCGATGAGTGGATTTAA
- a CDS encoding Crp/Fnr family transcriptional regulator — translation MQDYSILIKSPLFSGIPEEECRELFSKIHYQVRKFEKDAIVVQGGEEVTNLFVVLSGSVRGEMIDYSGKTVKIEDIEAPRPLAAAFLFGKENKFPVTVTANKKAELLAIPVVEFLKLLQLNTRLLRNYLNSISTRAQFLSQKLHFLSFKTIKEKVAHFLLQQAGDRFHSFELKNTQQQLSEMFGVTRPSLARVLGEMQDEKLIKIEKKTVTLLDKQGLNKLLKNG, via the coding sequence ATGCAAGATTATTCGATTCTTATAAAAAGTCCATTGTTTAGTGGCATTCCTGAAGAGGAGTGTCGGGAGCTCTTCTCGAAAATTCATTACCAGGTACGTAAATTCGAAAAGGATGCGATTGTTGTGCAGGGAGGCGAGGAGGTAACCAACCTGTTTGTTGTGCTTTCGGGAAGTGTTCGTGGTGAAATGATCGATTACTCGGGGAAAACGGTGAAGATTGAAGACATTGAAGCGCCGCGACCGTTGGCAGCTGCCTTTTTGTTTGGAAAAGAAAATAAGTTTCCCGTTACGGTAACCGCCAATAAAAAAGCGGAACTGCTGGCTATTCCGGTTGTTGAATTCCTGAAATTACTGCAATTGAACACGCGTTTGCTGCGTAATTATTTGAACAGCATTTCAACCCGTGCACAGTTTCTTTCGCAGAAGTTGCATTTTCTGAGTTTTAAAACCATAAAAGAAAAAGTTGCGCATTTTCTGCTTCAGCAGGCGGGTGATCGGTTTCATTCGTTCGAGCTAAAAAACACACAACAACAACTGTCCGAAATGTTTGGTGTTACAAGGCCTTCGCTTGCGCGTGTTCTTGGCGAAATGCAGGATGAAAAACTAATTAAAATTGAAAAAAAAACCGTTACGCTGCTTGACAAGCAGGGTTTGAATAAATTACTGAAAAATGGATAG
- a CDS encoding two-component regulator propeller domain-containing protein, whose amino-acid sequence MILNWGKIDIAGLALVLVFWAGSVLAQPNYMQVNQFGLDDGLSSSIITCINQDRNGFMWIGTRNGLNRFDGSRFKVYRFSAGEELVNTLPDNLILDLCLGNENQLYVGTSLGLSLFNLETYKFYNFKYDSTSCLYELPIQARSIEVDSAGCVYIGSNNGLYFFNPSENSFKHYNEEDGFDDLTVNDVYLAPDNRLWISTYTGLFVMNPGTNIIRSINVGIHNEDFSNVRFDEIIADRTGTIWVASYSDGLFMVERNNNGEERLKNFVHNPGDPTSISKNRLLSLEVDKDNNLWCGAENDGVFCMTEERKGFKQFLSSKTDPLVTKTYSGECLFIDSGDNLWIGTYANGLNIAPQKSESIISFSRFKGGDLSNTNNMVNAFYELNDSLISVATDGGGINIFNKRTGFFQSLNTTNSNLPNDYILSIIEDDAGNLWLTTWGKGIVYYQVATDQFTVYNTANSPLPDNNLFHVCKGNQSDILIATFNSGFVHFKPEKNEWEIYNSQNSALPVNYINVIRRADEESFYIGTNSGLFRYYPNKKEIKVCLPGEDLELLHTGHIYDVFVEDRTSVWVGTLTGLGHFNPKTGDNRVFTTNDGLPSNTVNGILKDANGLLWFSTSGGLSSYNESKDHFDNYFKYDGLQSDEFRPRSVLIDCDNNLYFGGINGFSIVFPDKLIKNEQIPEVKFTELEIFNRAVIPNKSGSPLNKVITEIDELRLPISQSVLTFHFSVLDYANPQKNQHAYMLENFDNDWTYCGSRRQVTYTNLDPGKYVLHVKGSNSEGVWNEEGIALKIVIIPPWWRTWWFILILFLFFVGLFWFVNHLRINSLEQQKQKLELAVIKRTKELAEINATKDKLFSVIAHDLRNPFNVILGYTDVLIEGYHKFDKKMMEQILENLKTAGDSAFALLENLMNWSRSQRGIIEFSPKSILLSDFIQSVLLEIDAVSKKKQISIVNEIQDNSIRIFIDYNMFLLIFRNLLTNAIKFSKPGTNIFIKNGGIDDKFITVGIQDLGIGMEPETIRVLFQPGKLQTSAGTKGEKGSGLGLMLCKEFVERHKGKIWVESSLGKGSVFWITIPLHEKVFEKH is encoded by the coding sequence ATGATTTTGAATTGGGGTAAAATAGATATTGCAGGATTAGCATTGGTTCTTGTTTTTTGGGCTGGTAGTGTTTTGGCTCAGCCCAATTATATGCAAGTAAATCAGTTTGGTCTTGATGATGGTTTGTCATCGTCAATTATTACTTGTATTAACCAGGACCGAAACGGTTTTATGTGGATTGGAACGCGCAACGGGCTAAATCGCTTTGATGGAAGCCGGTTTAAAGTATATCGGTTTAGTGCCGGGGAGGAATTAGTAAATACATTACCTGATAATTTGATATTGGACTTGTGCCTGGGTAACGAAAATCAATTGTATGTTGGTACCAGTTTAGGGCTAAGTCTTTTTAATCTTGAAACTTATAAGTTTTATAATTTCAAGTACGATTCAACATCTTGTTTATATGAACTTCCTATTCAGGCCCGCTCAATTGAGGTTGACAGTGCCGGTTGTGTTTATATTGGGAGTAACAACGGGCTCTATTTTTTTAATCCCTCAGAAAACTCCTTTAAACATTACAACGAGGAAGATGGATTTGATGACCTTACCGTTAATGATGTTTATCTGGCTCCTGATAATCGGTTGTGGATTTCTACTTACACCGGGCTTTTCGTAATGAATCCGGGAACTAATATAATCAGGAGCATTAACGTTGGCATTCATAATGAAGATTTCTCGAATGTTAGGTTTGATGAAATCATTGCCGATCGTACAGGAACAATTTGGGTGGCAAGTTATTCTGATGGTCTTTTTATGGTTGAAAGGAATAATAACGGTGAAGAGCGTCTCAAAAATTTTGTTCATAATCCTGGAGATCCAACATCCATCTCAAAAAATCGTTTACTAAGTCTTGAAGTTGATAAAGACAATAACCTGTGGTGTGGAGCTGAAAATGACGGAGTTTTCTGTATGACAGAAGAAAGAAAGGGTTTTAAGCAATTTCTTTCTTCAAAAACCGACCCGTTGGTTACAAAAACCTATTCGGGAGAATGTCTATTTATCGATTCAGGAGACAATTTGTGGATTGGTACCTATGCAAACGGACTAAATATTGCCCCCCAAAAAAGCGAATCGATCATTTCTTTTTCTCGGTTTAAAGGTGGCGACTTGAGTAATACCAATAACATGGTAAATGCATTTTACGAGCTTAACGATAGTTTGATAAGCGTTGCCACAGATGGAGGAGGAATAAATATTTTTAATAAAAGAACCGGTTTTTTTCAATCCTTGAATACTACAAACTCAAACTTGCCAAACGATTATATTTTATCGATCATTGAAGATGATGCAGGTAATCTTTGGCTAACAACCTGGGGAAAGGGTATAGTTTATTACCAGGTGGCAACCGATCAGTTTACGGTTTACAATACAGCTAATTCGCCTTTACCCGATAACAATCTGTTTCACGTTTGTAAAGGAAACCAATCGGATATATTGATTGCAACATTTAACTCGGGATTTGTACATTTTAAACCGGAAAAAAATGAGTGGGAAATTTATAATTCCCAGAATAGTGCGCTTCCCGTTAATTACATCAATGTTATTCGAAGAGCTGATGAAGAATCATTTTATATCGGGACAAATTCAGGATTATTTCGATATTATCCCAACAAAAAAGAGATTAAAGTGTGTTTGCCCGGAGAAGATTTGGAATTACTGCACACAGGACATATTTACGATGTTTTTGTTGAAGATCGTACATCGGTTTGGGTGGGAACATTAACTGGTTTAGGCCATTTTAATCCAAAAACCGGAGATAACAGGGTTTTTACAACTAACGACGGACTCCCAAGTAATACTGTAAATGGTATTTTAAAAGATGCCAACGGATTATTGTGGTTTTCAACATCCGGAGGATTAAGCAGCTATAATGAAAGCAAAGATCATTTTGATAACTATTTCAAATACGACGGTTTGCAAAGTGATGAATTTCGACCAAGAAGTGTGCTAATCGATTGTGATAACAACCTGTACTTCGGCGGGATAAATGGTTTTAGTATCGTTTTTCCCGACAAGTTGATAAAGAATGAGCAAATTCCGGAAGTAAAGTTTACGGAGCTGGAGATCTTTAACAGAGCAGTAATACCCAATAAATCCGGCTCGCCATTAAATAAAGTGATAACAGAAATTGATGAATTGAGACTTCCGATTTCGCAATCGGTTTTAACATTTCATTTTAGTGTTTTGGATTATGCAAATCCACAAAAAAATCAACATGCCTATATGCTTGAAAACTTCGACAATGATTGGACATATTGTGGATCAAGACGGCAGGTTACTTATACCAATCTCGATCCGGGAAAATATGTTTTGCATGTGAAAGGTTCGAACAGCGAAGGTGTTTGGAATGAAGAAGGTATTGCGTTGAAAATTGTAATAATACCGCCCTGGTGGAGAACCTGGTGGTTTATTTTAATATTGTTCCTGTTTTTCGTTGGATTATTTTGGTTTGTTAATCATTTACGAATCAATTCGCTTGAACAACAAAAGCAGAAGTTGGAATTGGCGGTGATAAAAAGAACAAAGGAACTTGCTGAAATTAATGCAACCAAAGACAAGCTATTCTCAGTTATTGCCCACGATCTGCGTAATCCATTCAATGTTATACTTGGCTATACCGACGTATTGATTGAGGGTTATCACAAATTTGACAAGAAAATGATGGAGCAGATTCTTGAAAACCTGAAAACAGCAGGAGATAGTGCTTTTGCATTGCTTGAAAATTTGATGAACTGGTCACGATCGCAACGTGGGATTATTGAATTCTCGCCAAAATCGATTTTGTTAAGCGATTTTATTCAATCAGTTTTGCTTGAAATTGACGCTGTTTCGAAGAAAAAGCAGATTAGTATCGTAAATGAAATTCAGGACAATTCAATACGGATTTTTATTGATTATAATATGTTTCTGCTGATATTCAGAAACTTGTTAACCAATGCTATAAAGTTCAGTAAGCCGGGAACCAACATATTTATAAAAAACGGCGGAATTGATGACAAGTTTATTACTGTTGGTATTCAGGATCTTGGAATTGGAATGGAGCCGGAAACGATTCGGGTATTGTTTCAGCCAGGCAAATTACAAACTTCAGCGGGTACAAAAGGCGAAAAAGGAAGCGGACTGGGTTTAATGCTTTGCAAAGAATTTGTTGAGAGACATAAAGGAAAAATATGGGTGGAAAGCTCATTGGGAAAAGGTTCCGTTTTTTGGATTACAATACCACTTCATGAAAAAGTATTTGAAAAGCACTAA
- the hcp gene encoding hydroxylamine reductase: protein MSMFCFQCQEAAKGTGCTIAGVCGKTSDVANLQDTLLYVLKGICWYNEKLRAVGANPKKVDKIVFDGLFSTITNANFDAAVFTKRIIKALQLRNELHVLSKEAGVALPEELPAIATWTGNTTEEFEAKAEEVGVLSTENEDIRSLRELIIYGVKGLAAYAEHAYNLGSQKDEIFAFMQRALVATTEDLSVDELVALTLETGKFGVDVMALLDAANTGSYGNPEATKVNIGVRNNPAILISGHDMKDMEELLKQTEGTGVDVYTHSEMLPAHYYPAFKKYDHLVGNYGNAWWKQNTEFESFNGPILFTTNCIVPPKASATYTDRIYTTGASGLSGAIHIPDRQDGKMKDFSAIIEHAKKCAAPQEIETGEIVGGFAHAQVFALADKIVDAVKSGAIKKFFVMAGCDGRMKSRDYYTQFAEQLPQDTVILTAGCAKYRYNKLPLGDIGGIPRVIDAGQCNDSYSLAVIALKLKEVFELNDINELPIAYNIAWYEQKAVIVLLALLHLGVKNIHLGPTLPAFLSPNVANVLVENFGIGGISEVEKDLEMFMTA, encoded by the coding sequence ATGAGCATGTTTTGTTTTCAATGTCAGGAAGCAGCCAAAGGAACCGGCTGTACAATTGCAGGAGTTTGCGGAAAAACCAGCGATGTAGCGAATTTACAAGATACTTTACTATACGTACTAAAAGGAATTTGTTGGTATAACGAGAAATTACGGGCCGTTGGCGCAAATCCCAAAAAAGTGGATAAAATTGTTTTCGATGGTTTGTTCAGCACCATTACCAATGCCAATTTCGATGCAGCAGTATTTACCAAACGAATTATCAAGGCACTTCAATTAAGAAACGAATTGCATGTGTTGAGCAAAGAAGCAGGAGTGGCTTTGCCCGAAGAACTTCCGGCCATTGCGACATGGACAGGAAACACTACCGAAGAATTTGAAGCAAAAGCTGAAGAAGTTGGCGTACTAAGCACCGAAAACGAAGACATCCGTTCGTTGCGTGAGTTGATTATTTACGGCGTAAAAGGTTTGGCAGCTTATGCCGAACATGCTTACAATTTAGGAAGCCAGAAAGATGAGATTTTTGCGTTTATGCAACGTGCACTGGTGGCCACTACCGAAGATTTAAGTGTTGACGAACTTGTTGCACTTACACTGGAAACCGGAAAATTTGGTGTTGATGTAATGGCATTATTAGATGCTGCAAACACGGGTTCTTACGGAAATCCGGAAGCTACAAAAGTAAATATCGGGGTGCGCAATAATCCGGCAATCCTGATTTCAGGTCACGATATGAAAGACATGGAAGAATTGCTGAAGCAAACCGAAGGAACCGGCGTTGATGTATATACCCACAGCGAAATGTTGCCGGCACACTACTATCCGGCTTTCAAAAAGTACGATCACCTGGTGGGTAACTACGGCAATGCCTGGTGGAAACAAAATACTGAATTCGAAAGTTTTAACGGACCAATTCTGTTTACCACCAACTGTATCGTTCCGCCAAAAGCATCGGCAACTTACACCGACCGGATTTACACCACCGGAGCATCAGGACTTAGCGGAGCTATTCACATTCCGGATCGCCAGGATGGCAAGATGAAAGATTTCAGTGCTATTATTGAGCATGCTAAAAAATGTGCAGCACCGCAGGAAATTGAAACCGGAGAGATTGTTGGAGGATTTGCACACGCACAGGTTTTTGCTTTGGCCGACAAAATTGTTGATGCTGTAAAATCGGGTGCCATCAAAAAATTCTTTGTAATGGCAGGCTGCGATGGACGTATGAAAAGCCGCGATTACTACACTCAATTTGCTGAGCAGCTGCCACAAGACACCGTGATTCTTACAGCAGGATGTGCAAAATACCGTTACAACAAATTGCCTCTTGGCGATATTGGTGGAATTCCGCGCGTAATCGATGCCGGGCAGTGTAACGACTCGTATTCATTGGCAGTAATTGCTTTAAAACTGAAAGAGGTGTTTGAGCTGAACGATATTAACGAACTGCCAATTGCCTACAATATTGCCTGGTACGAGCAAAAAGCTGTTATCGTGTTACTGGCACTGTTACACCTGGGCGTTAAAAACATACACCTTGGACCAACACTTCCGGCATTCCTTTCGCCAAATGTGGCTAATGTACTAGTTGAAAATTTCGGAATTGGTGGTATTTCAGAAGTTGAAAAAGACCTTGAAATGTTTATGACAGCATAG
- a CDS encoding transporter substrate-binding domain-containing protein, translated as MLKHYLGIICIVLLYMVTACTSNKHPKDNDKENRPVIDRDLPEILDDGVLNVVTTYSSTSYFLYRGQPMGYEYELLKRFADHIGVDFKIEISNDFETMYEMLMSGKVDLIAHGLTITGKRKELVQFTDYLYLTHQVLVQKKPDNWRKLKWSALQSSLIHDAIELIGDTVSVRANSSYLNRVENLMDEMGDEIYIDTLPGDLSTDKIIEMVANGEIKYTFADNNIATINASYYPNLDIRVPVSFSQRMAWAIRPEAEELLTELNSWIDSMKNGVTYYVIYNKYFENERSFKRRENSVFYSINHNRISEYDDLIQTYADTLDWDWRLLASMIYQESRFNPESESWAGAKGLMQMMPQTAERYGVEDRTNPEDNLRGGTKVLKVLWDRFIDIPDSVQRIKFTLAAYNCGYSHVADARTLAEEEGIDSYRWDECTEESMLKLSYPENYNKPFIKYGYVRGIEPVSYVKQIFSRYEHYTQLLE; from the coding sequence ATGTTGAAACATTACCTTGGTATTATTTGCATCGTCTTGCTTTACATGGTGACCGCATGCACCTCAAACAAACATCCAAAAGATAATGATAAAGAAAATCGCCCGGTTATTGACCGTGATTTACCTGAGATTTTGGACGACGGTGTATTGAATGTGGTTACTACCTACAGCAGTACCAGTTATTTTTTATACCGCGGGCAACCCATGGGATACGAGTATGAGCTATTGAAACGCTTTGCCGACCATATTGGAGTTGATTTTAAAATTGAAATCTCGAATGATTTTGAGACCATGTACGAAATGCTGATGAGTGGCAAAGTAGATTTGATTGCACATGGTTTAACCATCACCGGAAAGCGAAAGGAGTTGGTACAGTTTACCGATTACTTGTACCTGACTCACCAGGTTTTGGTACAAAAAAAACCTGATAACTGGCGAAAGCTAAAATGGAGCGCGTTACAAAGTTCGTTAATTCACGATGCTATTGAGTTAATTGGAGATACTGTTTCAGTGCGGGCAAACTCGTCGTATTTAAACCGGGTAGAAAATTTGATGGATGAAATGGGAGACGAAATTTATATTGATACTCTGCCCGGAGATTTGTCCACCGACAAAATTATTGAAATGGTAGCTAACGGTGAAATAAAGTATACGTTTGCCGATAATAATATTGCTACTATTAATGCCTCGTACTATCCCAATCTCGACATTCGTGTGCCGGTTAGTTTTTCGCAACGTATGGCCTGGGCAATTCGTCCCGAGGCAGAAGAGTTGCTTACCGAGCTTAATTCATGGATCGACTCGATGAAAAACGGCGTGACCTATTACGTTATTTATAACAAATATTTCGAAAACGAAAGATCTTTTAAACGACGCGAGAACAGCGTTTTCTACAGCATAAATCATAATAGGATAAGTGAGTACGACGATCTTATACAAACCTATGCCGATACTTTGGATTGGGACTGGCGTCTTTTGGCTTCTATGATTTACCAGGAATCGAGGTTTAATCCTGAGTCGGAATCATGGGCAGGAGCAAAAGGTTTGATGCAAATGATGCCGCAAACTGCCGAGCGGTATGGAGTAGAAGACAGAACCAATCCGGAAGATAACCTGCGTGGAGGAACAAAGGTGTTAAAAGTTTTGTGGGATCGTTTTATCGATATTCCCGATTCAGTGCAACGAATAAAATTTACTTTGGCTGCCTATAATTGCGGTTACAGTCACGTGGCTGATGCGCGAACACTTGCCGAGGAGGAAGGAATTGACAGTTATCGTTGGGACGAGTGCACAGAGGAGTCGATGCTAAAATTAAGCTACCCCGAGAATTATAATAAACCATTTATAAAATACGGGTATGTGCGTGGAATTGAACCGGTATCGTATGTTAAACAAATTTTTAGCCGCTACGAGCATTACACTCAATTGTTGGAATAA